Proteins encoded by one window of Syntrophorhabdaceae bacterium:
- the hemC gene encoding hydroxymethylbilane synthase: protein MKKRWILGTRGSKLALTQTGMVVAELRSLYPEWEFTTKIIKTTGDTIWDKPIHTIGEKGLFVKEIEEALEKGEIDLAVHSMKDLPTGLPSGLVIAAVLKREDPRDALLSRSPLSFDTLKQGARIGTNSLRRKSQILHCHPGVKIIPIRGNVDTRIRKMDDLDLQAIVLALAGIRRMGYEDSVRDILSLDILVPPSGQGAIGVESRDEAESIDLLKPLDHRESRKEVETERLLQTMIGGGCSVPLGINACIGSGELVVRAAYSDEQGLSLVRVKESGPVETAAQIVKRAFEGLNITLQQ from the coding sequence AGCTCGCCCTCACGCAGACGGGAATGGTGGTGGCCGAGCTCAGGTCCCTCTATCCTGAATGGGAGTTCACCACCAAGATTATTAAGACAACAGGCGATACCATATGGGATAAGCCCATTCATACTATCGGCGAAAAAGGGCTCTTTGTGAAGGAGATCGAAGAGGCACTCGAAAAGGGAGAGATCGATCTGGCCGTCCACAGCATGAAAGACCTTCCCACGGGACTCCCCTCGGGACTCGTCATTGCCGCCGTGCTCAAAAGAGAAGACCCGAGGGACGCCCTCTTGTCCCGCTCCCCCCTGAGCTTCGATACATTGAAACAGGGTGCGAGGATCGGCACGAACAGCCTTCGCAGGAAATCTCAGATCCTTCATTGCCACCCCGGGGTCAAAATTATTCCGATCAGGGGGAACGTAGATACCCGCATCCGGAAAATGGATGACCTTGACCTTCAAGCCATCGTTCTCGCCCTGGCCGGAATCAGGAGAATGGGTTATGAAGATTCGGTGCGGGACATCCTCTCCCTCGATATCCTGGTGCCGCCGTCAGGACAGGGCGCAATCGGGGTAGAGAGCCGTGACGAGGCGGAATCAATCGATCTCCTGAAGCCCCTGGACCACAGGGAAAGCCGTAAAGAGGTCGAGACGGAGCGCCTGCTTCAGACCATGATCGGCGGCGGATGCAGCGTCCCCCTCGGGATCAACGCGTGCATCGGCTCCGGGGAACTGGTCGTGCGGGCTGCCTACAGTGACGAACAGGGTCTTTCGCTCGTGAGGGTGAAGGAATCCGGCCCGGTGGAGACAGCCGCGCAGATCGTGAAGAGAGCCTTCGAGGGCCTCAATATAACCCTCCAACAATAA
- a CDS encoding bifunctional riboflavin kinase/FAD synthetase: MIIFESLDISERFQNPVLTIGNYDGLHIGHKAIIERVKEKALPLGGTSMLMTFNPHPLTIVRPDAFVGLISPLTLKKRLVESTGIDVMIIVPFTTEFRSVEPEEYVKDILVGRIGIKGLIVGYDFRFGAQGRGDVGLLRKLSEKYGFFFEIVEAITLHGEKIGSNRIRHMVIEGETERAIDFLGRPYMIEGRVVEGFGRGRDLGFPTVNVTTEYDLIPKTGVYSSAIMAKGQVFKAVTNVGFNPTFDGENLTIESFILGFDGDLYGEKVTLFFYRRIRDEKKFSSVDELKQRIGQDVEETRSYFREKEGY, encoded by the coding sequence ATGATAATCTTTGAATCCCTCGATATTTCCGAGAGATTTCAAAATCCGGTGCTGACCATCGGCAACTACGACGGTCTCCACATAGGCCATAAAGCGATAATCGAACGGGTAAAGGAGAAGGCCCTTCCTCTCGGGGGGACCTCCATGCTGATGACCTTCAATCCCCATCCCCTTACGATAGTGAGACCCGATGCTTTTGTGGGGCTCATCTCTCCTCTTACCCTGAAGAAGAGGCTGGTCGAATCAACCGGCATCGATGTGATGATCATCGTCCCCTTTACCACAGAATTCCGGTCGGTCGAGCCGGAAGAGTATGTAAAGGATATTCTTGTGGGCAGGATAGGCATCAAGGGGCTTATCGTGGGCTATGACTTCAGGTTCGGCGCTCAGGGCAGGGGCGATGTGGGCCTCCTCAGGAAGCTCTCGGAAAAATACGGCTTTTTTTTCGAAATCGTGGAGGCCATCACCCTTCACGGAGAAAAAATAGGCAGCAACCGTATACGCCATATGGTTATTGAAGGGGAGACGGAGAGGGCGATCGATTTCTTGGGCCGTCCTTATATGATAGAAGGGCGGGTGGTGGAAGGGTTCGGCCGGGGCAGGGACCTCGGATTTCCGACAGTCAATGTCACCACCGAATATGATCTTATCCCCAAAACCGGCGTCTATTCCTCCGCCATAATGGCAAAAGGCCAGGTATTCAAGGCGGTGACGAACGTGGGTTTTAACCCGACCTTCGACGGGGAGAATTTAACGATAGAATCCTTCATCCTCGGTTTCGACGGTGATCTCTACGGCGAAAAGGTTACCCTCTTTTTTTACCGGAGGATCAGGGATGAAAAGAAATTCAGCTCTGTGGATGAGCTGAAGCAAAGGATCGGACAAGACGTGGAGGAAACACGGTCATATTTCCGCGAAAAGGAAGGGTATTAG
- a CDS encoding flavin reductase, with product MGRFKELRAEEIADNPFRLIGKEWMLITAGTKEAFNTMTGAWGGLGVLWERNVCFCVIRPTRYTYEFMENSDLYTLTFLEEQYRDILTYCGSKSGRDVNKVAETGLTPVFDGETIYFAEARLVLECRKIYHQDLNPEHFIDSKIEDFYPLKDYHRMYVGEIIRCLSAAKA from the coding sequence ATGGGACGTTTCAAGGAATTAAGAGCTGAGGAAATAGCCGACAATCCATTCAGGCTGATTGGCAAGGAGTGGATGCTGATTACGGCCGGGACAAAAGAGGCATTCAATACCATGACCGGTGCCTGGGGCGGTCTGGGGGTCCTGTGGGAGAGAAACGTTTGCTTCTGCGTGATAAGGCCGACGCGCTATACATACGAGTTTATGGAGAACTCCGATCTCTACACCCTCACCTTTCTTGAGGAGCAATACAGGGACATCCTTACTTATTGCGGCTCCAAATCGGGAAGGGACGTGAACAAGGTGGCCGAGACAGGCCTGACGCCCGTCTTTGACGGGGAGACCATCTATTTTGCTGAGGCTCGGTTAGTCCTCGAGTGCAGGAAGATATATCATCAGGATCTTAATCCCGAGCATTTTATCGATTCCAAAATTGAAGATTTCTATCCTCTCAAAGATTACCACAGAATGTATGTGGGGGAGATCATTCGGTGCCTTTCCGCAGCGAAGGCCTAG
- a CDS encoding sodium ion-translocating decarboxylase subunit beta, with protein sequence MSFNEIWDLLVGTFKTTGFPSLTWQHVVMWAIGCFFLYMAIVKDFEPLLLLPIGFGIFLVNFPNTPLFGYTESGHPELLQFFYKYGILWEVIPCLIFLGLGAMTDFEPMISNPKMLLIGAGAQLGVFVTFTGTILAGFTIKEAASVGIIGGADGPTTIYLTAKLAPHLLSANTLAAYSYMSLVPIIQAPIMRLMTSDKERLIKMKVGRRCSRTELVLFPLTCGGIIALMVPAVMPLMGMLMFGNLMRVSGVVKRLTDTAANPLMDIVTIFLGLSVGASMQAHVFLTYKPMLVFGLGLLDFVVCTAGGILTVKVINLMVKNKINPLIGNSGVSAIPMAPRLSQLVGQQYDKKNYLLMHAMAACLAGSIGSPAAAGMLISMFE encoded by the coding sequence ATGAGTTTTAACGAGATTTGGGATTTGCTGGTTGGCACGTTCAAGACTACGGGGTTCCCCAGCTTGACCTGGCAACACGTGGTAATGTGGGCCATAGGGTGCTTCTTTCTCTATATGGCGATTGTAAAAGATTTCGAGCCTCTTCTTCTCCTGCCTATCGGCTTCGGGATCTTTCTGGTCAATTTTCCGAATACCCCCCTCTTCGGATACACCGAGAGCGGCCACCCGGAGCTACTTCAATTCTTTTATAAATACGGCATACTATGGGAGGTAATCCCCTGTCTCATATTTTTGGGCCTCGGGGCTATGACGGATTTTGAGCCCATGATATCCAACCCCAAGATGCTTCTTATCGGGGCTGGAGCACAGTTGGGCGTCTTCGTGACCTTTACCGGCACGATCCTTGCCGGCTTCACAATCAAAGAAGCGGCATCGGTGGGCATCATCGGTGGGGCGGACGGTCCTACCACTATTTATCTTACCGCAAAGCTCGCACCCCATCTTCTGAGTGCGAACACACTGGCCGCCTATTCCTACATGTCTCTCGTACCCATCATTCAGGCTCCCATCATGAGGTTAATGACGAGCGATAAGGAACGACTCATAAAAATGAAAGTGGGGAGAAGGTGCTCCCGCACTGAATTAGTGCTCTTCCCCCTGACCTGCGGCGGCATCATCGCCCTCATGGTTCCGGCTGTCATGCCCCTCATGGGTATGCTCATGTTCGGTAACCTCATGCGCGTCAGCGGCGTGGTGAAACGCCTTACCGACACGGCGGCAAATCCTCTTATGGACATCGTCACCATTTTCCTCGGCTTGAGCGTGGGCGCCTCCATGCAGGCACATGTATTCCTCACCTATAAGCCCATGCTGGTTTTCGGTCTTGGACTTCTTGACTTCGTAGTCTGTACCGCGGGCGGCATCCTCACCGTAAAGGTCATCAACCTGATGGTAAAGAACAAGATCAACCCGCTCATCGGTAACTCCGGTGTTTCGGCCATTCCCATGGCTCCGAGGCTTTCTCAGCTGGTGGGTCAGCAGTACGATAAGAAGAATTATCTGCTCATGCACGCGATGGCTGCCTGTCTCGCCGGATCGATCGGTTCCCCGGCTGCGGCGGGCATGCTTATATCCATGTTTGAGTAG
- a CDS encoding VTT domain-containing protein, giving the protein MVRTGRISGIQERALRKARSFVSLGHSFPFRHYTPLPVLFWPGCGISAASPRLVRQVRDFLAISLGERVGLALDCCGDPLYQLGDEVGAAELRDTVSVACNKAQVKRIITGCVNCQKTLSAALEDVQVDHVLTVIRHAGYSSGDGSRHLYLHHPCGASRLKDVREGAGGLLSSLGGPSISEAPRSMCCGHGGGVAAMDPGLADRFTARIAGEAGINTLVTYCMGCRGRFMEKGMEARHILELLPGISPLVENRLPGTGWAGRLLLSSREKIFNPRLLTAFLLVCLICFLWWLRSTGYFRPEGILVFLSDHPILAPAVFIGLYCLAPVLLIPAIPLSLAAGILWGPLWGVAFSITGATLGASVSFLLARYMVGDMVRKRWGEEKWESLTKMVATHGWKAVAIARLVPILPFNLLNYFFGITPIPFTRYFWCTFFFMLPGCVAYVVFASSLTDMVRGNVKGLLVGLAVAAAAFMVSFAFRPIVRKLFVDRS; this is encoded by the coding sequence ATGGTTAGGACCGGTCGGATCAGCGGAATTCAGGAAAGAGCACTCCGCAAGGCCCGGAGTTTCGTCTCCCTCGGACACAGTTTCCCCTTTCGGCACTACACTCCTCTGCCGGTCCTGTTCTGGCCGGGCTGCGGCATTTCAGCGGCGTCTCCGCGACTTGTAAGGCAGGTGCGTGACTTTCTCGCAATCTCGCTGGGAGAGAGGGTAGGGTTGGCGCTCGATTGCTGCGGCGATCCTCTCTACCAGCTCGGAGATGAGGTTGGGGCGGCCGAATTGCGGGACACCGTCTCCGTGGCCTGCAATAAGGCGCAGGTAAAACGGATCATCACGGGCTGTGTAAACTGCCAAAAGACTTTGTCCGCCGCCCTTGAGGATGTGCAGGTGGACCACGTCCTCACCGTGATCCGCCATGCCGGTTATTCCTCCGGGGACGGAAGCAGACATCTCTATCTGCACCACCCATGCGGCGCGTCGCGCCTGAAGGATGTCCGGGAAGGGGCAGGGGGGCTCCTCTCATCCCTTGGGGGCCCGTCGATCTCGGAAGCTCCTCGATCCATGTGCTGCGGCCATGGAGGCGGCGTGGCCGCCATGGACCCCGGGCTCGCCGATAGATTTACGGCGAGAATCGCAGGGGAGGCGGGAATTAACACCCTGGTAACGTATTGCATGGGTTGTAGGGGGAGGTTCATGGAGAAGGGCATGGAGGCGCGCCACATCCTCGAGTTGCTGCCGGGGATAAGTCCCCTTGTCGAGAACCGGCTGCCGGGGACCGGATGGGCCGGAAGGCTCCTGCTCTCTTCACGCGAAAAGATATTCAATCCCAGATTATTGACGGCCTTTCTCCTTGTGTGTCTGATTTGTTTTCTGTGGTGGCTGAGATCCACCGGATATTTTCGCCCTGAAGGGATACTTGTTTTTTTGAGCGATCATCCTATCCTTGCGCCGGCCGTCTTCATAGGACTCTACTGCCTCGCCCCGGTCCTTCTTATCCCTGCAATTCCATTGTCTCTTGCGGCGGGTATTCTCTGGGGACCCCTGTGGGGGGTAGCCTTCTCAATCACCGGGGCCACACTGGGGGCGTCGGTCTCATTCCTTCTCGCCCGGTACATGGTAGGTGATATGGTGAGGAAACGATGGGGGGAAGAGAAATGGGAATCCCTCACAAAAATGGTGGCCACCCATGGCTGGAAAGCCGTTGCAATCGCGAGGCTCGTGCCCATCCTCCCCTTCAATCTACTCAATTATTTCTTCGGAATTACTCCGATCCCTTTCACCCGGTATTTCTGGTGTACCTTTTTCTTTATGCTCCCGGGCTGCGTTGCCTATGTGGTCTTCGCCAGCTCGCTCACTGATATGGTAAGGGGAAACGTGAAAGGTCTTTTAGTGGGACTGGCTGTTGCGGCCGCGGCTTTCATGGTCTCCTTCGCGTTCAGGCCTATAGTTCGAAAACTTTTCGTCGATCGATCTTGA
- a CDS encoding YdjY domain-containing protein: protein MDRRTFLWIVAGGIWLAAIPSGTGHGEPFADDKKAAPSRERPLITGRDGKSLHIYTETNGRRFGTANPHWGVVYKDGELADKAILKAFCTPLAFHDGLVQIGARPGNDLAAGSEGSSTTGERLIVTASLPGVGDEIPLGRIFRDSGGKDFVIRFGGNRKAAREEGTGCIMCLESCWVGITSNAAYPLISGFRRFMRPNSSFKGNTELLSASESQPVILTYRPA from the coding sequence ATGGACCGCCGGACTTTTCTCTGGATTGTTGCGGGGGGTATCTGGCTTGCGGCGATTCCTTCGGGAACCGGCCACGGGGAACCCTTTGCCGATGATAAGAAGGCTGCTCCGTCAAGAGAGCGGCCGCTGATAACCGGCAGGGATGGAAAGAGCCTTCATATCTACACGGAAACAAACGGCAGGAGGTTCGGCACTGCCAATCCCCATTGGGGTGTCGTATATAAAGACGGGGAGCTCGCCGACAAGGCGATCCTCAAGGCCTTCTGCACGCCCCTTGCATTCCATGACGGGCTGGTGCAGATAGGCGCCCGTCCGGGTAACGACCTTGCGGCCGGATCGGAGGGCAGTTCAACTACAGGGGAACGGCTTATCGTAACCGCTTCCTTGCCTGGAGTGGGGGATGAGATACCGCTGGGCCGCATCTTTCGTGATTCCGGGGGAAAAGATTTTGTTATTCGCTTCGGAGGCAACAGGAAAGCGGCCCGGGAAGAGGGCACGGGGTGTATTATGTGCCTCGAAAGCTGTTGGGTCGGCATCACGAGCAATGCCGCATACCCGCTGATCAGCGGGTTCAGGCGTTTCATGCGCCCCAATTCTTCATTCAAGGGGAATACCGAGCTTCTTTCCGCATCTGAGAGCCAACCAGTCATCCTTACCTACAGGCCCGCATGA
- a CDS encoding rhodanese-like domain-containing protein, which produces MEKKVRFCALIAAALLVLYAGTSFAAWGTKELDEEKVAITFAKEVERGGYKIVSTVELKKWIDEKKEILIVDTMPYADSYKKQHIPGAVNFEFPIPEVTKLDDKTKGEFEKTLGPDKNRLIVFYCGFTKCTRSHNGAMWALKLGYKNVYRHPGGIKAWSEADYPVEKTK; this is translated from the coding sequence ATGGAGAAGAAAGTTAGGTTTTGTGCACTGATAGCGGCCGCGCTGCTCGTCCTGTACGCCGGCACCTCATTCGCCGCATGGGGCACGAAGGAGCTTGACGAAGAAAAAGTTGCCATAACTTTCGCAAAAGAGGTCGAAAGAGGAGGGTACAAGATAGTCTCCACAGTCGAATTAAAGAAATGGATCGATGAGAAGAAAGAGATACTTATCGTAGATACCATGCCCTATGCCGACAGCTATAAGAAACAGCACATACCGGGGGCGGTCAATTTCGAATTTCCGATCCCTGAAGTGACCAAACTCGACGACAAGACCAAAGGGGAATTCGAAAAGACCCTTGGTCCCGACAAAAACAGATTGATCGTATTCTACTGCGGGTTCACCAAGTGCACGAGAAGCCACAACGGTGCGATGTGGGCTCTTAAGCTGGGATACAAAAATGTCTATCGCCATCCGGGCGGCATAAAGGCATGGAGTGAGGCCGATTACCCGGTGGAAAAGACAAAGTAA
- a CDS encoding MauE/DoxX family redox-associated membrane protein, with product MQKPNIYKILPWVCLFLRLGLAVFFIYGGVIKLLDPKGFAKLLSQYGLVPEELLPIVAVGLPLLETAAGVGLIFNVKGSLAVITGLLGLFVAVLWYGVLNDMIIDCGCFGAGEIATLDGLRRAFYRDLILLGVAASLFAAGCLNPGICLPAWNRILNRRIKNGEES from the coding sequence ATGCAAAAACCGAACATATATAAGATACTGCCATGGGTTTGCCTGTTCCTCCGCCTCGGCCTGGCAGTCTTTTTTATATACGGCGGAGTGATTAAGCTTCTCGATCCCAAGGGTTTCGCGAAGCTGCTTTCCCAATACGGTCTCGTGCCGGAAGAGCTATTGCCCATTGTTGCGGTCGGGCTTCCCCTCCTCGAAACAGCGGCGGGTGTGGGCCTTATCTTCAATGTGAAAGGAAGCCTGGCCGTAATAACCGGTCTTCTCGGATTATTTGTCGCGGTGCTATGGTACGGCGTGCTCAACGACATGATAATCGATTGCGGCTGCTTCGGCGCCGGCGAGATCGCCACCCTCGACGGCTTGAGAAGGGCATTTTACCGGGATCTTATCTTATTGGGTGTGGCGGCATCTCTTTTCGCGGCAGGTTGTCTGAATCCGGGGATATGCCTCCCCGCGTGGAATAGAATACTGAACAGGAGGATAAAGAATGGAGAAGAAAGTTAG
- the dusB gene encoding tRNA dihydrouridine synthase DusB — MLQLGLLNLSHPCVSAPMAGVSDLPFRVIARRFGAPLAFTEMIDARALSHKDRRTLHMLSSGEKDRPLGVQLVGNDEKYLLKAMEVLEGYEFDLLDLNAACPAPKLAKKGMGAGLLREPARLESLLEMMVQRSRVPVTVKIRSGWDGGSLNAMEVAQRACNAGVSALFIHGRTKVQGYSGAVDYGVIRDVKNASPVPVIASGDNISLAAVMKTFEETNCDGVAIARGSLGNPWIFRDIIGFFEKPVSDHDEVGAGEVVEVMRDHLDMVIDHYGEKKGVSCFRKFFIWYTRGLKGVKPYRDLAFRAVTRDDLHEVMEEVRTLRRLSL; from the coding sequence ATGCTTCAGCTCGGCCTCCTCAATCTTTCCCATCCTTGTGTATCCGCGCCCATGGCAGGCGTAAGCGACCTGCCTTTTCGGGTTATTGCGCGCCGGTTCGGAGCTCCTCTGGCTTTTACGGAGATGATTGACGCACGTGCCTTGAGCCATAAGGACAGGAGAACTCTCCACATGCTCTCTTCCGGGGAGAAGGACCGACCCCTCGGTGTGCAGCTTGTGGGTAACGACGAAAAATATCTGCTCAAGGCAATGGAAGTCCTTGAAGGCTATGAGTTCGACCTGCTGGACCTGAACGCGGCGTGTCCGGCGCCGAAGCTTGCAAAGAAAGGTATGGGGGCAGGCCTGCTCAGGGAGCCGGCCCGATTGGAGAGCCTACTGGAAATGATGGTGCAGCGCTCGAGGGTCCCGGTAACGGTAAAGATCAGGTCGGGTTGGGACGGGGGCTCGTTAAATGCAATGGAGGTGGCGCAAAGGGCCTGTAACGCAGGGGTGAGCGCTCTTTTCATTCATGGAAGAACAAAAGTCCAGGGCTATAGCGGTGCGGTCGATTACGGGGTGATACGGGACGTGAAAAATGCATCCCCGGTGCCGGTAATCGCGAGCGGCGATAACATCTCATTGGCCGCGGTAATGAAAACATTTGAAGAGACGAACTGCGACGGCGTCGCCATTGCCAGGGGGTCCCTCGGAAACCCCTGGATTTTTCGGGATATCATCGGCTTCTTTGAAAAACCTGTCTCCGATCATGACGAGGTCGGCGCGGGAGAGGTGGTGGAAGTGATGAGAGACCACCTCGACATGGTGATCGACCATTACGGCGAAAAGAAGGGAGTGAGCTGTTTCAGGAAGTTCTTTATCTGGTACACCCGTGGGCTCAAAGGGGTCAAACCTTATCGCGACCTGGCGTTCCGGGCAGTGACCAGAGACGATCTTCACGAAGTCATGGAGGAGGTACGGACCCTTCGGCGCCTCTCATTATAG